One segment of Sebaldella sp. S0638 DNA contains the following:
- a CDS encoding peptidoglycan-binding protein, whose translation MKKLLLFLVTVSIVSYSHSGRTDGSGGHNCSAKSRAKGLCSGYHYHNGGSGVSKPKVTVQSRSTTENKIKEMQELLKDSGYYKGSIDGIMGSGTQSAAKRYLNDKNYNNDRLNYLLKVNGLM comes from the coding sequence ATGAAAAAACTATTATTATTTTTAGTAACTGTAAGTATAGTTTCTTATTCGCATTCAGGAAGAACAGACGGCAGCGGAGGTCATAACTGTTCTGCAAAGTCAAGAGCCAAAGGTCTTTGCAGCGGATATCATTATCATAACGGCGGCTCTGGAGTTTCTAAGCCCAAAGTAACGGTACAATCACGGTCAACTACAGAAAATAAAATAAAAGAAATGCAGGAACTTCTGAAAGACAGCGGATATTACAAAGGAAGCATAGACGGTATTATGGGTTCGGGAACACAAAGTGCTGCAAAACGGTATCTAAATGATAAGAACTATAATAATGACAGGTTGAATTATTTATTAAAGGTAAACGGATTAATGTAG
- the hcp gene encoding hydroxylamine reductase translates to MSMFCFQCQETFKNHGCTVRGVCGKTDDVANLQDTLIFALKGMANYSSQLRKVKKVSDEINGFLFKALFSTITNANFDADDMVEDIKKAVEYRKSIKAELEKEGVALDPKFEGKPLTTWEFTTKEGAEQLAPAVGVLRTENEDVRSLREIILYGLKGTAAYGFHAFNLGKESEDLYAFYEKALLATEDESLTAEELTNLVFDTGKHGVDVMALLDEANTSTFGNPEITEVNIGVGKNPGILISGHDLKDMKELLEQTEGTGVDVYTHSEMLPAHYYPEFKKYKHLAGNYGNAWYHQVKEFETFNGPVIFTTNCLVPPRPNSTYNDRIFTLNATGYPEWKKLKADENGKFDFTEVIEMAKKCEPPKEIETGTIVGGFAHAQVFALADKVVDAVKSGAIKKFIVMSGCDARMNDREYYTKFAEALPKDTVILTSGCAKYRYNKLNLGDIGGIPRVLDAGQCNDSYSWAVVALKLKEIFNANDINDLPIEFNVAWYEQKAVIVLLALLYLGIKNIHVGPTLPAFISPNVAKLLNEQLGLTGITDVETDLREFFA, encoded by the coding sequence ATGAGTATGTTTTGTTTTCAATGTCAGGAGACATTTAAGAACCATGGATGTACAGTAAGAGGAGTATGTGGTAAAACTGATGATGTTGCTAACCTTCAGGATACATTAATATTTGCTTTGAAGGGAATGGCTAACTATTCATCACAATTGAGAAAGGTAAAAAAGGTTTCAGATGAAATTAACGGATTTCTGTTCAAAGCTCTTTTTTCCACTATTACAAATGCTAACTTTGATGCGGATGACATGGTGGAAGACATTAAAAAAGCCGTGGAATACAGAAAAAGTATAAAAGCGGAACTGGAAAAAGAAGGTGTGGCTCTTGATCCGAAATTCGAAGGGAAACCATTGACAACATGGGAATTCACTACAAAAGAAGGAGCTGAACAGCTGGCTCCCGCAGTAGGAGTGTTAAGAACAGAGAATGAAGATGTAAGATCATTAAGAGAGATAATTTTGTACGGATTAAAAGGAACGGCCGCATATGGTTTCCATGCTTTTAATCTTGGAAAAGAAAGTGAAGATCTTTATGCTTTCTATGAAAAAGCACTTCTTGCTACAGAAGATGAGAGCTTGACTGCTGAAGAACTTACGAATCTTGTGTTTGATACCGGGAAACACGGTGTAGATGTAATGGCTTTATTAGATGAGGCAAATACAAGTACATTTGGAAACCCTGAAATAACAGAAGTAAACATAGGTGTAGGAAAGAATCCGGGAATTTTGATTTCTGGTCATGATCTGAAAGACATGAAAGAGCTGCTTGAGCAGACAGAAGGAACAGGAGTAGATGTATATACACATTCGGAAATGCTTCCGGCACACTATTATCCTGAATTCAAAAAGTATAAACATCTGGCAGGAAATTATGGAAATGCCTGGTATCATCAGGTAAAAGAGTTTGAAACATTTAACGGCCCTGTAATTTTTACTACAAACTGCCTTGTACCGCCAAGACCTAACTCTACATACAATGATAGAATATTCACACTAAATGCTACAGGTTATCCTGAATGGAAAAAACTGAAAGCTGATGAAAACGGAAAATTTGACTTTACAGAAGTAATAGAAATGGCTAAAAAATGCGAACCTCCAAAAGAAATAGAAACAGGAACAATCGTAGGAGGATTTGCACATGCACAGGTATTTGCACTTGCGGATAAAGTGGTAGATGCTGTAAAATCCGGTGCAATAAAGAAATTCATAGTAATGAGCGGATGCGATGCAAGAATGAATGACAGAGAATATTATACAAAGTTTGCAGAGGCTCTTCCTAAAGATACAGTAATTCTTACATCAGGGTGTGCAAAATACAGATACAATAAATTAAATCTCGGAGATATAGGCGGAATACCGAGAGTACTTGATGCAGGACAGTGTAATGACTCATATTCATGGGCAGTTGTAGCATTGAAATTAAAAGAAATATTTAATGCAAATGATATAAATGATCTTCCTATAGAATTTAACGTGGCATGGTATGAGCAGAAAGCAGTAATAGTATTACTTGCATTATTGTATCTTGGAATTAAAAATATACATGTCGGGCCTACATTACCGGCGTTTATATCACCAAATGTAGCTAAGCTTCTGAATGAACAGTTAGGGCTTACAGGAATAACAGATGTAGAAACAGATTTAAGAGAGTTTTTTGCTTGA
- a CDS encoding MBL fold metallo-hydrolase → MSVIKELKIDFISSGKKNFIYPTLIKYKNELILIDTGYPNMISKLEKAFQNNGESFSNLTRIWITHHDHDHIGSLHAIREKYPHIKVYAGAGEVPYIEGREIPLRMKQAVELQTHLSEEEQNEGLIFQKYLKSVEPDKVDFLLYDDMLLLDGNIKVIATPGHTKGHVSFYFHEEKTLIAGDALVIENNKLELPFPQFAENLETAKNSAKKLAQCPISKVLCYHGGTKEGSSFDIKKEILNAST, encoded by the coding sequence ATGTCTGTCATAAAAGAACTAAAAATTGATTTTATATCTTCAGGGAAAAAAAACTTTATTTATCCTACTCTGATAAAATATAAAAACGAACTTATACTTATTGATACAGGATATCCAAATATGATTTCAAAATTAGAAAAAGCTTTCCAAAACAATGGAGAGTCATTTTCAAATCTCACGCGTATCTGGATTACTCACCATGATCACGATCATATAGGTTCGCTTCATGCTATCAGGGAAAAGTATCCGCATATAAAGGTTTATGCCGGTGCCGGTGAAGTTCCGTATATAGAAGGAAGGGAAATTCCCCTGAGAATGAAACAGGCTGTGGAGCTTCAGACACATCTTTCAGAAGAAGAGCAAAATGAAGGATTGATATTTCAAAAATATTTAAAATCTGTTGAACCTGACAAGGTAGATTTTCTTCTATATGATGATATGCTGCTTTTAGACGGCAATATAAAAGTTATTGCTACTCCCGGACATACAAAAGGTCATGTTTCTTTTTATTTTCATGAAGAAAAAACTCTTATTGCAGGCGATGCGCTTGTAATAGAAAACAATAAGCTTGAACTTCCTTTTCCGCAGTTTGCAGAAAATCTTGAAACTGCAAAAAACTCAGCAAAAAAGCTGGCACAATGCCCCATAAGCAAAGTGCTTTGCTACCACGGCGGAACAAAAGAGGGCAGTTCTTTTGATATTAAAAAAGAAATACTGAATGCATCTACATAA
- a CDS encoding Cof-type HAD-IIB family hydrolase — protein sequence MIKIFISDLDGTLIHKARNHVKPNQANEKALKKLENNNVKLAIATGRLEKSIYEVEKNLKIPLYKISVNGAVISNTNNEIIHESFLEKSIAQRIIKKLEKKYIKDIYFYVLVTDKASNYFRPAVFVSRVINLLYRKRFNTKYLTKMHLRLLLSDAEKVLKINIGTGKDKKYKILEEMQKEFYGSEIFITGSRSVEIGPKNNSKGTAVLKLLEYLDISPDEAAYIGDSYNDLPGFEVCRYSFAMAHSEESIREKAAFVVRSVAEAADKIMEINGKNK from the coding sequence ATGATAAAAATATTTATCTCTGATCTGGACGGGACGTTAATACATAAAGCAAGAAATCATGTGAAGCCAAATCAGGCAAATGAAAAAGCTTTGAAAAAATTAGAGAACAATAATGTTAAGCTGGCGATAGCAACAGGACGTCTGGAAAAATCCATATATGAAGTGGAAAAAAATCTAAAAATCCCTTTGTATAAAATAAGTGTAAACGGCGCAGTTATATCAAATACGAACAATGAAATAATACATGAAAGTTTTTTGGAAAAGAGTATAGCACAAAGAATAATAAAAAAACTGGAGAAAAAATATATAAAGGATATTTATTTTTATGTACTGGTGACAGATAAAGCGAGTAATTATTTCAGACCTGCGGTTTTTGTGAGCAGAGTTATAAATTTACTATATAGAAAAAGATTTAATACAAAGTATCTGACTAAGATGCATTTGAGACTTTTATTGTCAGATGCAGAAAAAGTTCTGAAAATAAATATCGGAACTGGGAAAGACAAGAAATATAAGATACTGGAAGAGATGCAGAAAGAATTTTACGGAAGTGAGATTTTTATAACAGGGAGCAGAAGTGTGGAAATAGGACCGAAAAATAATTCCAAAGGTACTGCTGTACTGAAACTTCTTGAATATTTGGATATAAGTCCTGATGAAGCGGCGTATATTGGCGATTCATATAATGATCTGCCCGGTTTTGAAGTATGCAGGTATAGTTTTGCCATGGCTCATTCAGAGGAAAGCATAAGAGAGAAGGCAGCTTTTGTGGTGAGAAGTGTGGCGGAAGCAGCAGATAAAATAATGGAAATTAATGGAAAAAATAAATAA
- a CDS encoding glycoside hydrolase family 38 C-terminal domain-containing protein has product MSKKYKFPIIPHTHWDREWYFTTSKSIIYSLVDFKEVMDVLEENENFPHFLLDAQTSVVDDYLEFHPEDEERIKKLIKEDRLTVGPWYTQTDQLVIGGESILRNLYYGITRAEELGKSMMVGYMPDSFGQTAQMPQILNGFDIYRNTFKRGIKAEQYPKNEYYWESEDGSRVFNCYLDRYGNFTYFTSEEESLRSLIDRLKKETDERSRIGTLTLYNGEDQRPIRKNLPEIMEKMKVLFPDCEFSISTVEKVMEQMENEDIEYDTIKGEMTSGEYSRIHKSIFSTRADLKIMNNKTENLITNVSEPLSSIAYKLGFKYETKVFEKVWKLMCENAAHDSSGMCNSDNTNSDIWYRFKRSQEIMESLNEINMRLIGMKIPEKDIFQFQVYNFSPYKRNGVVELEIFTPSDKFTITDAQGKELGVTLLHSEEIAERIRNKMLSEVGFDGNEKPRWVQEDVRIFSSKILLYITDIEAMGYKTLYVKKEEENFTSAELTETAGTTEIENDILKVEVSQNGEVSIFNKINQKGIKGSLVFENSGDDGDTYDYSEPRKDWILHSNKHEIKNIKVQKSDIISVLSYTAILEIPADLKERVENTVSKKIDVNVKLTLEMGSDLLKTDVELENTAIEHRVRVLFKTGIDSEFSIADQQFGTIKRPTYLKEVENWQENGWNEKPRTIEPMQSFVTLKNADYGVAVFTDCVREYQITGEGYNTIALTLFRSVPEMGKADLKDRPGRPSGMPWPTPDAQLLKKLKFNFAVKIYTMDENINKIAVKAKEYLTPFTGYQAAHFKNVDMFFLLNQPGAKDFPEEYSLFSFGQNNGVLSTVKKCEKEDGLIIRLFNPDFENTASENIVYNGEIKAMEEVKFNEKTIVKELGNNSDIKLDNIEKCHALSIKIKG; this is encoded by the coding sequence ATGTCTAAAAAATATAAATTTCCTATTATTCCGCATACACACTGGGACAGAGAGTGGTATTTTACTACTTCAAAATCAATTATATATTCTCTTGTAGACTTCAAGGAGGTAATGGACGTTCTGGAAGAGAATGAGAATTTTCCGCATTTCTTACTCGATGCACAGACATCGGTAGTAGATGATTATCTTGAATTTCATCCTGAAGATGAAGAGAGAATAAAGAAGCTTATTAAGGAAGACAGACTTACAGTGGGGCCATGGTATACACAGACAGACCAGCTGGTAATAGGCGGGGAGTCAATACTGAGAAATCTGTATTACGGAATCACAAGAGCAGAAGAGCTGGGGAAAAGTATGATGGTAGGATATATGCCTGACTCTTTTGGACAAACTGCACAGATGCCGCAGATTTTGAATGGTTTTGATATTTACAGAAATACATTTAAAAGGGGAATAAAAGCTGAGCAGTATCCTAAGAATGAATATTACTGGGAGTCAGAAGACGGGAGCAGAGTATTTAACTGTTATCTGGACAGATATGGTAACTTTACATACTTTACAAGTGAAGAAGAATCGTTGAGATCGTTAATTGACAGGCTCAAAAAAGAAACTGACGAGAGATCAAGAATAGGAACTCTTACATTGTATAACGGAGAAGATCAGAGACCAATAAGAAAAAATCTTCCTGAAATTATGGAAAAAATGAAGGTTCTTTTCCCTGACTGTGAATTTAGTATTTCTACAGTGGAAAAAGTAATGGAGCAGATGGAAAATGAGGATATAGAATACGATACTATAAAGGGTGAAATGACATCCGGAGAATACAGCAGAATTCACAAGTCTATTTTTTCAACACGTGCAGATTTGAAAATAATGAATAATAAAACTGAAAACCTTATCACAAATGTATCAGAACCTTTGAGCTCAATTGCCTATAAGCTTGGTTTCAAATATGAAACAAAAGTATTTGAGAAAGTATGGAAATTAATGTGTGAAAATGCTGCACATGACAGCAGCGGAATGTGCAATTCTGATAATACAAACTCGGATATCTGGTACAGATTCAAGCGTTCACAGGAAATAATGGAAAGTCTTAATGAAATAAATATGAGACTTATAGGAATGAAAATTCCTGAAAAAGATATCTTTCAATTTCAGGTTTATAATTTTTCACCATATAAAAGAAACGGTGTTGTGGAATTAGAAATCTTTACACCATCTGATAAATTCACTATTACAGATGCTCAGGGAAAAGAGCTTGGCGTGACACTGCTTCATTCAGAGGAAATTGCTGAAAGAATCAGAAATAAAATGCTTTCTGAAGTAGGGTTCGACGGGAATGAAAAACCTAGATGGGTTCAGGAAGATGTGAGAATATTCTCGTCGAAAATATTGCTTTATATTACAGATATAGAAGCTATGGGATATAAAACATTGTATGTAAAGAAAGAAGAAGAAAACTTTACATCGGCAGAGCTTACAGAAACAGCAGGAACTACTGAGATAGAAAATGATATTCTGAAAGTGGAAGTTTCACAAAATGGCGAAGTAAGCATATTTAATAAGATAAACCAAAAAGGGATAAAGGGTTCTTTAGTATTTGAAAACAGCGGTGATGACGGAGATACATATGATTATTCCGAACCGAGAAAAGACTGGATTTTACATTCTAATAAACATGAAATAAAGAATATTAAAGTACAGAAAAGTGATATAATAAGTGTCCTGAGCTATACTGCAATATTGGAAATACCAGCAGATCTCAAAGAGAGAGTAGAAAATACAGTATCAAAAAAAATAGATGTAAATGTAAAACTAACTCTGGAGATGGGTTCTGATCTTTTGAAAACAGATGTAGAGTTAGAGAATACAGCTATTGAGCATAGAGTAAGAGTCCTGTTTAAAACCGGAATAGATTCTGAGTTTTCTATTGCTGATCAGCAGTTCGGGACTATAAAAAGACCTACGTATCTGAAAGAAGTGGAAAACTGGCAGGAAAACGGATGGAATGAAAAGCCGAGAACAATAGAGCCGATGCAGTCATTTGTAACATTGAAAAATGCTGACTATGGTGTGGCTGTTTTCACAGACTGTGTAAGAGAATATCAGATAACTGGTGAAGGATATAATACTATAGCTCTGACATTATTCAGATCAGTGCCTGAAATGGGGAAAGCTGATTTGAAAGACAGACCGGGAAGACCTTCGGGAATGCCTTGGCCTACTCCTGATGCACAACTTTTGAAAAAACTGAAATTTAATTTTGCTGTAAAAATTTACACTATGGATGAAAATATAAACAAAATAGCAGTAAAAGCAAAAGAATATCTTACACCGTTTACAGGATACCAGGCAGCTCATTTCAAAAACGTAGATATGTTCTTTCTGTTAAATCAGCCGGGAGCTAAGGATTTTCCTGAGGAATATTCGTTATTTAGTTTTGGTCAGAATAACGGAGTATTGAGTACAGTAAAGAAATGTGAAAAAGAAGACGGACTGATTATCAGATTATTTAATCCTGATTTTGAAAATACTGCTTCTGAAAATATTGTTTATAATGGTGAAATAAAAGCTATGGAAGAAGTTAAGTTTAACGAAAAAACTATTGTAAAGGAATTGGGAAATAATTCTGATATAAAACTTGATAATATAGAAAAGTGTCATGCTTTAAGTATAAAAATCAAAGGATAG
- a CDS encoding PTS sugar transporter subunit IIA, whose product MSTGLLKKENIILDMDTEKKDEVIVSLAEKLQKEGIVTNFDGFLKDIYAREEMDNTAVGFGVAIPHGKSSWISEARLAFARLTKEINWGDEDEYVKYVFLIAVPAGEASKHIEVLAGLSQKILDEKFREKLDTASLEEVLEMINS is encoded by the coding sequence ATGAGTACAGGACTGTTAAAAAAAGAAAACATAATTTTAGATATGGATACGGAAAAAAAGGATGAAGTAATAGTCAGTCTGGCTGAAAAACTTCAAAAAGAAGGAATAGTAACTAATTTTGACGGTTTTTTAAAAGATATATATGCCCGTGAAGAAATGGATAATACTGCTGTAGGTTTCGGCGTAGCAATACCTCACGGAAAATCATCATGGATAAGTGAAGCGAGACTTGCTTTTGCAAGGCTCACAAAAGAAATAAACTGGGGAGATGAAGACGAATATGTAAAATATGTGTTTTTAATAGCAGTTCCCGCAGGAGAAGCATCGAAGCACATAGAGGTACTGGCCGGTCTTTCTCAGAAAATTCTTGATGAAAAATTCAGGGAAAAATTGGATACGGCAAGTCTTGAAGAAGTTTTGGAAATGATAAACAGTTAA
- a CDS encoding Crp/Fnr family transcriptional regulator, with translation MELLDTLKNISIFKDMDKEEIKQIILKLNYKIKKYKKDETIYFRGDEINYALINLSGELYTEMQKYNGDVIEVGIIKAHELFVSAFIFGDSNTTPVDVVSRTDCDILSLEKEKLLECMQENKKFLNNFLDEISNKSQFLSKRLWFNFVNKSIEDKIIDYIEQNSKDNIVHFRPSISEISRRFGVTRPSLSREISNLCSKGILQRIGKNKYTVNRKEFDKI, from the coding sequence TTGGAACTTCTAGATACCCTTAAAAACATTTCCATATTTAAAGATATGGACAAAGAGGAGATAAAGCAGATTATCCTTAAACTAAATTATAAAATAAAAAAATACAAAAAAGATGAAACTATCTATTTTAGGGGTGATGAGATAAATTATGCACTTATTAATCTTTCAGGGGAGCTTTATACAGAAATGCAAAAATATAACGGGGATGTTATAGAGGTTGGTATTATCAAAGCACATGAACTTTTTGTTTCCGCTTTCATTTTCGGGGATTCCAATACCACTCCTGTGGATGTGGTATCAAGAACAGACTGTGACATTCTTTCGCTTGAAAAAGAAAAGCTTTTAGAGTGTATGCAGGAAAATAAAAAATTTCTCAATAACTTTCTTGATGAAATTTCTAACAAAAGTCAGTTTCTTTCAAAAAGGCTCTGGTTTAATTTTGTTAACAAAAGTATAGAAGATAAAATCATTGATTATATCGAACAAAACAGCAAAGACAATATTGTTCATTTCAGACCCAGTATTTCAGAAATTTCAAGAAGATTCGGCGTTACACGCCCTTCCCTGTCACGTGAAATATCTAATTTATGCAGCAAAGGGATATTACAAAGAATAGGAAAAAACAAATATACTGTTAATCGCAAAGAATTTGATAAAATCTAA
- a CDS encoding 4Fe-4S ferredoxin, with translation MAGCPGSRTMSLNENTDENKSGDINSQLKQWPIQLHLISPAAPYYEESDLLLAADCTAFAMGDFHTNHLKGKSVAIACPKLDSDQDIYVKKVRQLIDHAKVKSITVLVMEVPCCMGLVQTVREALSQSELKPPVKILVVGLKGNIKNEIML, from the coding sequence ATGGCAGGATGTCCAGGTTCAAGAACAATGAGCTTAAATGAAAATACCGATGAAAATAAATCGGGAGATATAAATTCACAGCTAAAACAATGGCCGATACAGCTTCATCTGATTTCACCCGCAGCTCCTTATTATGAGGAAAGTGATTTATTACTAGCGGCAGACTGTACAGCCTTTGCAATGGGTGATTTTCACACAAATCATCTGAAAGGAAAGTCAGTGGCTATAGCCTGTCCCAAGCTTGATTCAGATCAGGATATATATGTGAAAAAAGTCAGACAGCTTATAGATCATGCAAAAGTAAAATCCATCACAGTATTGGTAATGGAAGTACCATGCTGTATGGGACTGGTGCAGACAGTGAGGGAAGCACTCAGTCAGAGTGAATTAAAGCCGCCGGTGAAAATTTTGGTTGTCGGTTTAAAGGGTAATATAAAAAATGAAATTATGTTATAA
- a CDS encoding PTS fructose transporter subunit IIC, translated as MEKKKKNNKVIKELYKHVMTGISYMIPVLIMGGLIGAFSQIIPYVIFKVDPAVSISDAVASGQFSGASLMLMRLADIMSNFGFTLFSFAIPMFAAFTANSIGGKTALAGGFIGGYIANKPVSVLKLIDGKWEGVTPVPSGFLGAILIAFAVGYCVKFLNKKIQMPHKWLAFKSTFLIPLLSSFFCMVLMVFVLTPVGGWLNLQIRSVLEAAGNAGQLVYSLVLAGTTAFDLGGPVNKAAGFVALGFTTEKILPITARTIAIVTPSIGLGLSTLIDRKLVGRKVYEDEFYELGKTSMFLAFMGISEGAIPFALERPSFTIPLYVVGSIIGAMSGVILGAEQWFPESAIWAWPLVKNLGVYILGIAIGAVIIAVVNVYYRNSLIKKGKLVIDED; from the coding sequence ATGGAAAAAAAGAAGAAAAATAATAAAGTGATAAAAGAGCTTTATAAACATGTAATGACAGGGATATCATACATGATACCCGTATTGATAATGGGGGGACTAATAGGAGCATTTTCTCAGATAATACCTTATGTAATTTTTAAAGTGGATCCGGCTGTGTCTATATCAGATGCAGTGGCATCAGGTCAGTTTTCGGGAGCTTCATTAATGCTGATGAGACTCGCGGATATAATGTCTAATTTTGGATTTACATTATTCAGCTTTGCAATACCAATGTTCGCAGCGTTTACAGCTAACTCAATCGGTGGTAAAACAGCACTTGCAGGTGGATTTATCGGTGGATATATCGCTAATAAACCAGTATCAGTATTAAAATTAATTGACGGAAAATGGGAAGGTGTAACTCCAGTACCGTCAGGATTTTTAGGAGCTATATTAATAGCTTTTGCAGTAGGATATTGTGTAAAATTTTTAAATAAAAAAATACAGATGCCGCATAAATGGCTTGCGTTTAAGAGTACATTCCTTATACCTTTATTATCTTCTTTTTTCTGTATGGTTCTAATGGTTTTTGTTCTGACTCCGGTAGGAGGATGGCTGAATTTACAGATAAGATCGGTACTTGAAGCAGCAGGAAATGCAGGACAGCTTGTATATTCGCTTGTACTTGCGGGAACAACAGCGTTTGACCTTGGAGGACCGGTAAATAAAGCAGCAGGTTTCGTGGCTTTAGGATTTACTACTGAAAAAATACTTCCAATCACAGCAAGAACAATAGCAATAGTAACACCGTCTATAGGTCTTGGGTTATCAACATTAATTGACAGAAAACTTGTAGGAAGAAAAGTATATGAAGATGAATTCTATGAATTAGGAAAAACATCTATGTTTCTTGCATTTATGGGGATTTCTGAGGGAGCAATACCATTTGCCCTTGAAAGACCAAGCTTTACTATTCCTTTATATGTAGTAGGTTCTATAATCGGAGCTATGTCAGGTGTAATTCTGGGTGCAGAACAATGGTTCCCTGAATCGGCAATATGGGCTTGGCCTCTTGTAAAAAATCTGGGTGTTTATATACTTGGAATAGCAATAGGTGCAGTAATAATAGCCGTAGTAAATGTATACTACAGAAACAGCCTTATTAAAAAAGGAAAATTAGTAATAGACGAAGATTAA
- a CDS encoding Cof-type HAD-IIB family hydrolase yields MIKLFISDLDGTLIHEPKTGIEPNERNVKAIRLLHENDIEFAVATGRFDYHILEIEGYIDSRNYRIGLNGGTIYTKDNILIRENTFTYDVIDRLRNDIEKNYIKELNYMVLQTVGAKRYIKYPNFLKKMANFYKYQRQFNAIHYSGDIVKELAERKEKIIKLLVSTDPANKYTLQEILRERHSDAEITISGPKSIEIGPKGNTKGNAIKMVMEKENLTENEVAFIGDSYNDVSGFEVCKYSFAMSHADDFIKSKAAFVVDSVADAVEKVLRVNGEKEL; encoded by the coding sequence ATGATAAAATTATTTATATCTGATTTAGACGGAACATTGATTCATGAACCCAAAACCGGAATTGAACCTAACGAAAGAAATGTAAAGGCAATAAGACTCCTACATGAGAACGATATTGAATTTGCAGTGGCAACAGGAAGATTTGATTATCATATTCTGGAAATAGAGGGCTATATAGATTCCCGAAATTACAGAATAGGTTTGAACGGAGGAACGATATACACAAAGGATAATATTCTCATAAGGGAAAATACTTTTACATATGATGTGATTGACAGACTAAGAAATGATATTGAGAAGAATTATATAAAAGAGCTTAATTATATGGTTTTACAGACTGTAGGAGCAAAAAGATATATCAAGTATCCTAATTTTTTGAAGAAAATGGCAAATTTCTATAAGTATCAGCGACAGTTTAATGCAATACACTATTCAGGGGATATAGTAAAAGAACTAGCGGAAAGAAAGGAAAAAATCATAAAACTTCTTGTAAGTACAGATCCGGCAAATAAATATACTCTTCAGGAAATATTGAGAGAAAGACATTCTGATGCGGAAATTACCATTTCTGGGCCGAAGAGTATAGAGATAGGGCCAAAGGGAAATACTAAGGGAAATGCCATAAAAATGGTAATGGAGAAAGAGAATCTCACGGAAAACGAAGTGGCTTTTATAGGTGATTCATATAATGATGTTTCCGGTTTTGAGGTATGTAAATACAGTTTTGCTATGTCTCATGCAGATGACTTTATAAAAAGTAAAGCGGCGTTCGTGGTGGACAGTGTGGCAGATGCAGTAGAAAAAGTATTAAGAGTAAACGGTGAAAAAGAGCTTTAA
- a CDS encoding PTS fructose transporter subunit IIB: MSKKIVAVCACPMGLAHTFMAADSLKKAADELGYEIKIETQGADGIQNELTKKDIREADAIIHAIAVTPQEVERFDGYDVHEVSLKEAIRNAKEILEEC, from the coding sequence ATGAGTAAAAAAATAGTAGCGGTTTGTGCATGTCCAATGGGTCTGGCACATACATTTATGGCAGCGGATTCTTTAAAAAAGGCAGCAGATGAATTAGGGTACGAAATAAAAATAGAAACTCAGGGAGCTGACGGAATTCAGAATGAACTTACAAAAAAGGATATAAGAGAAGCAGATGCAATAATACATGCTATTGCAGTAACACCACAGGAAGTAGAAAGATTTGACGGATATGATGTGCATGAGGTTTCTTTGAAAGAAGCAATCAGAAATGCAAAAGAAATTCTTGAAGAGTGCTAA